A stretch of DNA from Tigriopus californicus strain San Diego chromosome 11, Tcal_SD_v2.1, whole genome shotgun sequence:
TGGTGTAATGTTATGGacccaaaaaggtcaaaaatgaCTCGTTGCTTCTTGCTTTTTCTAACGCCCAGAGCGGTtcttactctttttttttttttgggaaCTGTACGAAACTTGAAACCTTTGGAGCACTTTTCTTAAACGTGGCTGAGTGCCGAAACATAAATCGCTCACAATGAGAGTGACAACCTTGCTATGTTGTATCCCAGAGCACTTGCTCTCAATGACATTGAAGGTGGTCTTGGCTTTTTCTCCTCAATGAGACAGGGTTGAACTAGAagacttcattcattcaagtaGTTGGTTGACAAGAAGTCATCCTTGGAGCTGAACTATGGTTTACTCATATTTTTCTAGAATCTACATTTCCATGACTAGTTACACAAGTTACTTGCATAAAAGTTTGAGACTTTTGAATGCCATAATGACCTACTGTTCTGTTAAGACATTCCTTCTGCAATCAATAACAATAATTCACGGGAAAAGTAAATCTCCATGGATTCTACTAAAAGGCATCACTCTTACGGTTATTTGAGAGTTTTTGTCGTTTGCCAATATTTCATTGGGTTACATTTCAATTATCTCCATTTGACATGATTTGGCAATACCCATTTTGATCGTCAGATATGTTGAACTATGTCAATGATAAGGGATAAGTGCGGAAATATTGGCCATTTAGATTCCAATAATAGAAACTGGAATAAGTAATGCCATTACACAGTTTTTAGCCGTGTGGTCTAATGCACCCGATAAAGGCACGACTTGGTTCCCAAGgaggcgtgggttcgaattcCGCCTTTGGAAGCAAAAGCCGGAACTGTAATCTGTTCCGGCCCTAAGGAATACCTTTTAGTTTTTAAAGTGATTCTCGCCCTATGTGCAACTTTTTAGTTCCTACCGAAAATAACCGAATTGTATTTCCAAGATGGTAACGCCTTTGTCGTTAGGATTATATTGTGACGATTTATCCTGATAAAATCTCATGTTTCGTGTTGGATTCTTCCATTCAGGGCCCGGGACAAGTAGTGAACGATGAGCTCAAATTCCCCATTCGATCGCATCACGACATTGAGAAGGACAATGCGAAGTATATGAAGAAGGCCATCAAACATTTCGAGGCCTTGGCTAATCGTGCGGCTACCAACGGTCATGCCATTGATATCTATTCTTGCGCTTTGGATCAAACTGGCTTGATGGAGATGAAAGCCTGTTGCAATTATACTGGGTAAGGTGCAAACCCATTTGATTCGACTCGTCAGGCAGGTGCATTGCTACATTAAGGAAGACTTATGCTTTGTTGCAACAAAACTTCCCGTGAAATTGGTAATCAGTAACTGAGCTACTCCGCCCATTTTTAGGCTTTTAGATATGAGAGCTTTGAACACCTTTCTTAACCAATATAGTTTGTAGtaggaaaagaaaatttttGACTTGCCTCGTGTCACACGAGACACGACCAATTGTTTGCTTTTATCAGTCCTAGAGAAGATTTTATTGAACTTATGAAGATTACGAAAAatgcatcaatttcattctcCTTTGTTTTTGATTCCCCTACGTATTTGATCCAAAGAAAATTtcaactttgtttttctttctttaaacAGTGGACACATGGTCATGGGTGACTCGTTTAACTCGTCTCTGTTCAAGCAGACCTTCCAAAGGGTTTTCGTCAAGGACGCCAACGACCATTTCAAGATGGCCTTTAATGCCACCCTCGAGGTCAAGTGTTCGCGTGAGCTCAAGATTCAAGGGGCCATTGGTGCTTGTTACTCGGCTCAAAGGAAGGACTCTACCGTGTCGGAAATGGAAGTGGGTCTGGGTGGGACCACGGCCTGGAAGTTCTGCACACTCGGTCCCAACACGACCACGGCCGTGTTCTTTGAAGTGGTGAACCAACATGGAGCCCCCATTCCGCAAGGTGGGAGGGGTTGCATTCAGTTCATCACGCAATACCAGCACGCCTCCGGCCAGCGACGAGTACGCGTGACGACGTTAGCTCGGAATTGGGCCGATCCGACCTCGGCTCTTCAACATATTCAGGCCAGCTTCGACCAGGAATGTGCGGCCGTGCTCATGGGTCGAATGGCGGTTTGGCGAGCGGATAACCAAGATGAAGGTCCCGACGTCTTGCGATGGGTGGATCGAATGCTAATTCGCTTGgtgagagaagaaaaaaaaatctagcaTATTACTGTACTTGAATTTGTATTACCGGTACCATGAAAGTTTATTGAAATCCATCCGTAGGAATACCTCTTGTGATGGATATTAGCAATGAAGCACTTTCAGTTCCGAGTAAGACCGTGTTGAGCTTTGGAATCAACGGGATAACCCTTTTCATATGCACATGGTTTTCCACGTTTtgatgaaggaaatgaatattgTTTAACTCTAACTAGAGAGGTATTGACCATTCTCGTCCTTTGAAACGTGGGCTAATGACTGAAGTTCTTGATTGCAGTGCCAGAAGTTTGGGGAATACCATAAGGATGACACGAACTCGTTCCGCCTTCCCGATAATTTCACACTATATCCCCAATTCATGTTCCACCTACGTCGTTCGCAGTTCTTGCAAGTGTTCAATAACTCGCCGGATGAGACCTCGTTCTACCGGGCTTGTTTGTATCGCGAGGACATGAATCAATGTCTCATCATGATCCAGCCCCTATTGTACGCCTACACTTTCAACGGACCCCCGGTGCCGGTTCTATTGGACACGTCCTCGATTCAGCCCGATCGAATTCTTCTCATGGACACGTTTTTCCAGCTTCTGATTTTCCACGGAGAGGTAAGGTGgagatgaaattgaaggagcgtttattgatcatttttttaaatcaaggTCGAGCAGTACAAAATGGTTCAGCCAAAACAACTGAAACTTATTTTTAGCATAAATATGATCACGCCTGGGAGGAgcatttcttgaaatatgtcgCCAAGGCGATCAATTTTACTGCGTTAGACATGTTCAGGTCTACTTTCATGAAAGAACATGATATGCTCTAAAACATCATTTAAAGGTAACATGCCCATCCCTTTTTGTTTCCACTTGTGCTTTGGTGCGTTGGGCACATTGGTTTCAAAGTGAAAGAAGATTAAATTGCACATATTTTTCAGTCTTAGAGGTTCGAAGGGATGCAATTTGCCCTAATATTATGATCCGCTCAAATGCATGTGAAATGAATAATGagaattcttttttcttgtatATCATTAGCCCAAAAGACCGTAATAGACCAACATAAAGATTTGAATATGTGTCTTAAAGTATATTTTGTACTCCAGTGCACTGGGTAGGAATACCTTCTGAGTCACCCAATGAATCAAAAGAACTAGAGTAATGGATTGGATCTGAAAAtagcaaaagagcaaaagcaGTTTGGGAATTCTTCATAAGGATTAATCTATATTAATCGTTCAATATCTTTAAATGtcgttttttttcctattaCCCTCCTGTGTTTGTTTTCAGACTATCGCTCAATGGAGAAATGCTGGCTACCATGAATTGCCAGAGTATGAGAACTTCAAGCAACTACTAGAAGCCCCCGTAGCAGACACCACCGAGATCCTACAGACGCGATTCCCCGTGCCTCGTTATATCAGTACGGAACAGGGCGGTTCTCAGGCTAGGTTCTTACTCTGCAAGGTCAACCCATCTCAGACCCATAACAATGCCATGTATGGCGGGGTAAGTGAATGCGACAATGGCGTTTTTGActggattttttattttgtcgCTTGTTGAGCGGAGGGAATTATCTAATCTCCAAATGTAAACGTTTATTGAATTCAATCCTCCTCCGAGTGATAATATGCTGAAGCATTATTGTGGATGCTTAGTGAGGAAATTACCCATGATATCATTTCGCCTTAAAAATTTATTCATGTTCCCGCTATTTTGTTTAGGATATTTCCATCGGAGGTTCAAATGCAGGGGTAATATACAtcgatggttttttttttgcttcggGAGTAAGGTGGTCATGTTGTGACAATGGTGGTGGATATGggtattttgattgatttagGATTGCTTTGGTGACTAGCCTCTGCACTTCTTCCGACTAATATCACAATGTTCTATCTAATTATGTCGACTGTGAAGATGTTTCTCTTGAAAGAAATGCTTGAGCCTGGATTCAATTATTgttgaacaattttttttacgTGCGATGATGTCACTTTGGAAAACTTAAAACTGTCTTGTATAGGCCAATGTAACGATGTGGCAGACAGAAATGCTAGTTTTGTCCATCAATCGCATGTCACTAGTGCAATCCCTCTATAAACCGCTGATAAGCAgtaaaaacaaacagtcaagttgaatcattcttcaatttttaatcATCAGCCTGAGCCCAAACGAAATTAGTATGAATTATCTTGGGGCATGACAATTTCCAAGAGCCTTAGTTACAATCACcaatcattgaaatttgaaagcatcgggcaaaatgaacaattttgccCGATTGCCTAAATGGCATTATTGAAATCAGACATTTTGTGGTATTATTAGCCTTTATGATATAGagcaaaaagagtaattcaatGCTCGATCCTCCACGTTGTTTGTTCATCCTATCGGCCAACATAGTGTTTTATCTCTCTagaatatttttcatcattgatTCATCTTTGACAGAGAAATCCAAGCTCCAGCATTCATGGACTGAAAGATTTAAGAACAATTGTGTTATCAGAATCCACAAATCTGAAGCTATAATCGGTGAAGGTGATTCATTCTTCCAAAAGCGGCATGGGCTTCCTTCACGCACTGTAGGAAACTTGGCAATTATGTCACATTAACTCTCTTAATTGTTCGTTATAGGATAGCGGTGCCCCCGTATTGACTGACGATGTGAGTTTACAAGTGTTCATGGAACATTTGAAGAAGCTGTCGGTGAGCTCGCAAGCCTAGAATTTGACGAGGAACTGCCACATAATCCACGAGTTCCCACGCATTTCTTGGTTGGGTTGATTTCACAAAGACCATATTCATTATGTCTGTTTACTTTTTTCCTACATATTTTATTGATGACAAGCTGAATAAATCTGCAAGAACGAACGTTGTTTGGACGAAGATGTTGGTGTGATGTTGGACCTCATAATCGTTCTGCCCACGGATGACCAGACTTAGCTGATGAAATTGGGTCATAGTATCAGCATGGGCTCacaatgtttcaaaatgaatggacATGAATTCAAATCAACAATTAGTTTCCGCGAAAGCATTAATCGATATGTCAACAATCGTTACTATCCGCTTTGCCAGTTGGCTCCGTGTTACTTTGGGGTCATTCAGTAAGTTAATACCATGATTAGACAAAGCcatttaatcatttttgaagGAGTAAAAAGATCCGAACAGAATATGTATCCTCAACAGTTATCGACATTTGGGAAAGCTTTGTGCGCCATGACCTGTGCCTGGAAAAAACGAAGTGGCGAATACCGATGCTAAGTGAAATTACCCCTTAGTGAGCGTTggtacagggtgtaaagaaattaaggggcTCCCTTTGTGCCTTCTTTCCCCCGCCCTCAAATAATTGTCGGATCATATTGAGTCGCACAGtttcgttgttgtttttactgacttccttaccgctgcttggattggaatcccagcacttcaagacgaggattttttaaatttatatATATCATCATATCGATCATAtagatcgaccaacgaatcagTGTTGGCTGatgcatagatttctagatgctggatgtcggacgaccgaccactcggttggctaaacagtacaatcaaccggtttgtaatctaattcccaggagaccatccattgtactgtttaccaaccgagtggtcggtcgtccgacatccagtgtctgGAAACCTATGGCTGATGTGGCTaaccttgaatataaggttgatcagggcgcctacataagccctacgaatatttgagggcagaattgaacaatgaaggagcccgagaaagaagagagttggacttcattgttttaactagcctgattctcgaagacttgaaggtgctctcaaaacgcacattaagcctctacggtcactagaattgaccctaaaccctggttgggacaaagctcatggatacttttgaaaacgtacaatatcagatacctttcgtaccttctctgagtactgtacaatcccaacctttctaacctctcccaatatgagagctctctcattcctgtgatgttcttagtgaaacatctttggacttgctcgacctttttcaaacctgctgaactcattgagcccaaatgggtgaggtgtattcaagatgtggcggacaatcgacttgtacagagttagcatcgtgatgctatctctggacttaaacgtgcgatgaATGTCGAATGTCgaacgaaatatgtttttaggACTGTCAAGGAACAGTGTTTAAACAAACTTTCAGCGGGATAGTTTGAAATGATCTGTAAGCTTGATTTCGAGCTTAAACGTAACCACGTCGATATGGAGGTATACTTAGAGGTTTTCTCTTTGAGACAAGTCCGGAGATTTGCTAGGCCATATGAGTAAGGGCgactttacactaggatggaaaaccaagattgaatccagtttgaggattgaagtggtACTAATGTTGGGGCGAGcttttcgcaatatgagtctttttgttcgacttgagtacaacGAAAGGTTGGAGCCCTCTGCTGGCCTCAAGTCTTTTCcgggactcgccccaacactagccCAACTTCAATCATCAAACCGGactcaatcttggttttccatcctagtgtaaagccgccttAACCCTtagaacgaaaaaaaagttccaatccGCCTTCCTAAAGACCAATGCCTATGGGTTTAACTAGGGAAGTCAAGTTGCATACCAAGCCTAGACATCAAATAAGATCTAAAACGAAAGACGCGAAATGATGCATCAAGAGAGTCCTAAAAATAAACTAATGACTGATTAAGGTTGAAATTTAAGAAGGCTACTTTGCATTAGTTTAGTCAAAGCAGTTAAATTGAATCCTTTGCAGAGCAGCT
This window harbors:
- the LOC131890118 gene encoding protein transport protein Sec23A-like isoform X2, whose translation is MATYQEYMQANEDRDGVRLSWNVWPSSRLEATRMVVPLGAFYTPLKERPDLPPIQYDPVLCARQSCKAILNPMCQVDFRAKLWVCNFCFNRNTFPPQYAAISEQNQPAELIPQFSTLEYTITRAPTLPPVFLYAVDTCMEEDELGALKESLQMSLSLLPPNALIGLITFGKMVQVHELGCEGIAKSYVFRGTKDYSAKQVQDMLGIGRGPNTGGGAPAGPPGGPRPGQPGVMQPTPTPPANKFLQPVAKCDMSLTDLLGELQRDPWPVNQGKRPLRSSGVAMSIAVGLLEASYPNCGARVMMFVGGACSQGPGQVVNDELKFPIRSHHDIEKDNAKYMKKAIKHFEALANRAATNGHAIDIYSCALDQTGLMEMKACCNYTGGHMVMGDSFNSSLFKQTFQRVFVKDANDHFKMAFNATLEVKCSRELKIQGAIGACYSAQRKDSTVSEMEVGLGGTTAWKFCTLGPNTTTAVFFEVVNQHGAPIPQGGRGCIQFITQYQHASGQRRVRVTTLARNWADPTSALQHIQASFDQECAAVLMGRMAVWRADNQDEGPDVLRWVDRMLIRLCQKFGEYHKDDTNSFRLPDNFTLYPQFMFHLRRSQFLQVFNNSPDETSFYRACLYREDMNQCLIMIQPLLYAYTFNGPPVPVLLDTSSIQPDRILLMDTFFQLLIFHGETIAQWRNAGYHELPEYENFKQLLEAPVADTTEILQTRFPVPRYISTEQGGSQARFLLCKVNPSQTHNNAMYGGDSGAPVLTDDVSLQVFMEHLKKLSVSSQA
- the LOC131890118 gene encoding protein transport protein Sec23A-like isoform X1 — protein: MATYQEYMQANEDRDGVRLSWNVWPSSRLEATRMVVPLGAFYTPLKERPDLPPIQYDPVLCARQSCKAILNPMCQVDFRAKLWVCNFCFNRNTFPPQYAAISEQNQPAELIPQFSTLEYTITRAPTLPPVFLYAVDTCMEEDELGALKESLQMSLSLLPPNALIGLITFGKMVQVHELGCEGIAKSYVFRGTKDYSAKQVQDMLGIGRGPNTGGGAPAGPPGGPRPGQPGVMQPTPTPPANKFLQPVAKCDMSLTDLLGELQRDPWPVNQGKRPLRSSGVAMSIAVGLLEASYPNCGARVMMFVGGACSQGPGQVVNDELKFPIRSHHDIEKDNAKYMKKAIKHFEALANRAATNGHAIDIYSCALDQTGLMEMKACCNYTGGHMVMGDSFNSSLFKQTFQRVFVKDANDHFKMAFNATLEVKCSRELKIQGAIGACYSAQRKDSTVSEMEVGLGGTTAWKFCTLGPNTTTAVFFEVVNQHGAPIPQGGRGCIQFITQYQHASGQRRVRVTTLARNWADPTSALQHIQASFDQECAAVLMGRMAVWRADNQDEGPDVLRWVDRMLIRLCQKFGEYHKDDTNSFRLPDNFTLYPQFMFHLRRSQFLQVFNNSPDETSFYRACLYREDMNQCLIMIQPLLYAYTFNGPPVPVLLDTSSIQPDRILLMDTFFQLLIFHGETIAQWRNAGYHELPEYENFKQLLEAPVADTTEILQTRFPVPRYISTEQGGSQARFLLCKVNPSQTHNNAMYGGDISIGGSNAGDSGAPVLTDDVSLQVFMEHLKKLSVSSQA